CATTCTATTTTCCGTTTGGCATTCTGTAGTCAAAGCGACGCATAGAAAAGCAGGATGCAGTGTGCACGAGAAGGGCCTGACCCCATCTGTACTGTTTATCCGTACATGTAATGCTAGAGATTTAAAGGACCTGACCCCAATATCGGTCATATTGCATATTTGAGTTTGCGCAGATGCATATGGAATTCATTTAGGTGTATTCATTTTGTGAAAGTGAGAAGAGTAATACACTTATCATTCTAATTCttatcatcttctcatcattttgagatgtgatattaaattattggaaattatatttcatttgtgaacctatcatctaatgacACATTATGAGAGgatgaaaggatgatgagaaaatagatctaaataattttttccaagtTAGAAATATAGCGTGTATTCTTCTTGAGATGAATTTGAGATTTAGAgctcgtttggattcagaggtGATCacctcacctcatctcatctaatctaatttaattttaactataaattttaatattatttacaaatcatttcaacacatttcatctctaaatctaaaccaCCTTTATGTATACACTCATTTCATTATTTGCAGGAAACGTAGGATgcattctcttcttttttatgaGTAGTTATACATGCACAGAAAAACTTCAGAGTGGGGAAATTGCAgaactttcttaaaaaaatttcattggttaaaaacttaaaacagtgccaaaaaaaatatttaatacgtTTCACTAAATTTTGTGTCagtaaaatatttcattcaatgaatCTGATTAGTATataaagctatatatatatatatatgtactttttttaacagtttttgttctctctctttcgGAAAACACAGTATCATGCTCTTGAAAAACACATGCAACAAACGCATGCACGCACACAAAGTAGATTGAGAGTGACAAATTTGAGGCAATAAGGTTGGTCGTGGTCATGCATGGAAACGATTCCCGAAGCGAATCAGATCATCAGCCCACTTCTCTTTGCTCATCTTTACAGGTTGCTCCTGCCCCTCCTTTACCCTTCTCCGAGAGAATGGAGGCCAGATCTTCCTCATTTCTTCCTTTggacagagagaaaaaaaaaaaaaaaaaaatggaatagcAGCCGCAGCAGTAGTGGGAgaagcaaagaaaagaaaaagacgaAAAGATGGTCAAATGAAACCTCGAAGACTTGCTATTCCATCATAAGCTTCAAACTCTCTTTATTGAAACTCACCAATTGGCCTTCcccttttcccttttccttttttttttttttttattttttttttaatttttctctgcatttgttttattttgtatttttaactTTCGAAATCGATCTTCTTCCAAACTGATATATATCTCTgcatgaaggaaaaaaaaaaaaaggaaatgcaactatatattaatttcacCTATGTATATTCTCTCTTGAAGACATTAGAATGAATTTCTGACATGAAAATGGTCAGACTAGTTGTGATTGAGGAAGATGATTGCATGGTAATCCTAAAGAGAAAAACTCGAAACTGTTCTACAATAACTGGACCGAGCTGGCTGAATAAATTAAAGAGCGTTTTCTTTAATTCGAATTGACAGAGGACTTTAAGTACGAATAAGGGAATATTCATAATTGAAAAGCAATAAGTATTTTTTCCAGTATGTATTATTGACTGTCAATTTTGGTGATTCCCGAAGAACAATTGAAAGAGACTAAAACCCGCCCGTCGTGGATATATTGGGATAAGTTGTATGTGGCCCTCTCTTCATGGGTTTTCTGTTTAGAATATTCATTACATGGTAGGGGATTTCTTTGTTTTGGATTCCACATTGTCCAATAACTTGGAGCCAAAtgtgacccttttttttttggtggtggGTCTAATGTGTTAAGCTTTGCTAGCTAGTTGGGGATTTCATGCACTTGAAAATGCCATTTAGTGGAAGGGTCCCATATTAATGCTTGGTCAAATATACATAGGCCTTTCTAGGTTTCATGGTAGATTAATGCACTtattttgaatgatgtttgatgGGTAATAAAGTGTTAAAGatgtaaattaaataataaaatttatttatttttattaacttaaGTTTTTAGTACAAGTACTGATTTTGCATAATATTAAAGTAGAGATCTTGAGTTTTAATTAAGAGagagtgttaaaatataaattaaataataaaatatatatattcccaCAAATTTAAACTTGACTCGGTGATATTAGAAGAAACTACGTACTAGCAGCTAGCTACTTACGGAATAGACTAAATGAAAGGACCATTATTTCTTTGGGCCGAGGTGGGATGAAGGAAAGACAgaactaactttttttttttatggtattttggttttcattttcaagaTCAGGCCAGCGACATAGTTAAGAAAACATGAATCTTAGTCATACGATCGAATTATATTTAATTACGTACGTGCACTACTGATCTAACAACACTACTCACAAGGTAGGTACGAAAGAGGTTATTGGTTTGACTCTTCTCCTCTTCTTTCCTTTAGTTTATTAATACATCGGAGGAAGACAATTGACAAAGGTTAATTTGCCCACAAGAAAAGTTGCTCTGTTGTTTATACCTATATCATGTTAGGGAGCTCCGCACGTTGTTTTTAGTTTAAATTGTGACCTAGTACTACTCGTAAATATTAATAGTACTGATCGAGGTTTGATCTGAAGTACTGcttaatcaaataatatttaactatattttgttttctaaaattaatactCATCTTCCAAATTAACTACGTGCATTAATGAGCTTTACCTCCATGCATTTTGATTCGGGTCTCAATTTGCGAGTAAAAATTATAAGCTGCACTGGCTAGGTAGATATACCAGCTTTATTAAGTAACTTGAGCGAGGAAGAAGTAGTCTCAGTGATCAATATAACCCAAAACTAGCTCCTCCAGATCGAGAACCTTCCTCCtccgtgagagagagagagagagagagagagagagagagagagagagaagaaaaagaaaggaaaggaaagaaagatgaCTTCTTCCAAGGGGGGAGAAAACCATGTAAAGAAGAGCATGCACTAATGTATTGCAACTTGGTTGTGTCTAGCTACATTCATGAGGTTACTCATGATCATGTTAGAAATAGAAACCCTTAAAGAAGCTGATGTATAGCCAAAGTCATGTttattcaaagttcaaaatatCCTCTGGAATCGTAGCTGGAATTTTCCTTTATCTCTtttttactcctttagattttcTTGATTCCATTTATCAAGGTTGCCAGTTGAGAGCACGAAAAAGTACGTACACGGCCCTCCACTTATTCCCTTTATCTGTCACCTGAACTCTAATATAAATACCCCTCCCGTCACACATTCTATCACCAATCCCTTCTTCACCTTCTGATATTTTTTCTAACTCATTACATTTTCTTGAGGTTTGTTCTTTAATGTCTTTAACttcttctctgttttttctttttatacatatatatatcattcttCTCAATTTGAAGGCATATAGCTAATTCTTAAGTACTGTCCTTTCtcatcaaagaaaatgaaatcataGTTGGGGGGACCATGCCTCTTGCTTCTGAATCTTCGTTTCTTGATCTTATAGTTAGCAGAAGTACTAGTGGCAGTGCTCTTGGAGATGATGATCTAGGTGTAAATAATACGTACTGGCATGCCACATTTTTTATTGCAGAGCACCAATAttctcatttatttaatttttctttttttcataagcAAATGAGCATGCAGCAATTAAAGTTAAGAGAGTTGAATTAATTAATAACCTTTACCCTATTATGTTTTGGTGTCATTGATATGGTAAGGTCTGGTGCAGTGATCAGGACTAGCTAGCAAGAGAGCAGAAAAATTCAAGtctcaataatttaaaaagctATATATGTCAATATGCTAGTGAATTATTCAAATTAAACCACTGAAATAATCCAGGAATTTTTGGATGCAGAAAATATGAGCCGGCCAGGAGACTGGAACTGCAGGTCATGCCAGCACCTCAACTTCCAGAGGCGTGACTCGTGCCAACGTTGCGGGGATCCTAGGTCCGGTGATAGAGGTGACTTTGGGGGGTTTGGTGGGAGAGGTGGGTCTTCCTTTGGGTTCAGCACAGGCTCGGATGTCAGGCCAGGTGACTGGTACTGCACCGCCGGCAACTGTGGGGCGCACAATTTTGCTAGTCGGTCGAGCTGCTTCAAGTGTGGTGCATTTAAGGATGACTCATCTGGGGGCTACGACTGCGACATTCCCCGCTCAAGAGGTTTTGGTATTGGTGGTAGTGCTGGTGGTGCTGGCGGTGCTGGCGGTAGATCTGGTTGGAAATCTGGAGATTGGATTTGCAGCaggtgattttatttatataattagtttCCTTATCGAAATAGTCTTTTATGTACATCTCTGCTTTTTGTTTGGCTGCTCTTCTTTGACTGCTTTTAGTTAAGACACTTTAGTGTTTGAGTGCCAAAAGTTATAATTAATGAGAAGATTTGtgatcttgttttcttttttgttggtgGGGGATAGGTCAGGATGCAATGAACACAACTTCGCCAGCAGAATGGAATGTTTCAGATGCAATGCCCCGAGGGACACATACTAGACATGTTACCCAATTTTGGGTGAGTATatcctgcatttttttttttctttaatgtaAAAGGTTGTAGTTTCCAATACTTAAAATGGGCAACTTGGAGACATATTCATGGGTTAGTCCAGCTTTATTCCTCGACCTCTAGCTGCCTCCTATAATGTTGCTAACATTGGTGGGCTTTTTTCTGCAGGCAGGCAGAGAGCAACCAAGCTGCGCGCAAGAGAGACAACATCATAGATCCCTACCATTAGTTTTCGTTCATTATTTCTTTGGATTGTTATGGTTCTTATGGTGAACATAGACGTATGTGTTCACATGCAGCGCTTAATACCTCAGCATTTGCTAATTAAGCTTCCATAAATGTATTACAATGTAGTTCGGGTGCTTTCAAGTTTGAACTATCTATCATATCTTTTGTGTTTAAGACTTTATTTATTGTAATGGTACCTGCTTTCTTTTATAATGGAATTgattttcaatctctttttcagcACCGGTAATGACGTGCATGCAGATCTTCCataaagactctctctctctctctctctcacacacacacaccgaATGTTGTGATGGGACTAAGGCTATGATTGGAacacaaaatcatctcaatctatATCAAATTAATCATCGATATAATTCATTACTTTTTCGACTTATcgcaaaaaagttaaaattcatttcaacctATTTCATCTATTTAAACgcatatatcaatttatttatgttcaaatacatttaaattaaaattcatctcaacctatttcatcTATTTAAAtgcatatatcaatttatttatattcgaaTACATTTTAACGACGCCCACAAAATGTTATTATTCACGTAGCATCTCAACATACAAATTATGTAGCCTAAACTAACATGATCTGATCTCTGGAAGGCCGCTTTAATGCAGTGGTCCAAGAAGCGTTTTGACATGAGCACTTTAAGCATTCTTTAAGCATAACCCAGTGGACAATTCAAAACTTGCCACGGACCACCACTAGAACTTTAGGTTTAACACAtgcaaaagaataaataaaggCTAACTTTTATGAATTGACTTTAATTTTACCGGGAGCTTAGGAAATAGTGACTGATTCGAATAGGCATCAAAGTACTGTATAAAAGAGTACTATTATATATTCTGGATACGGACAGAATGCAATACTTTAGAAGTACATGCTTTCTGTTCTTTATTTGAAAACTtccctttttaatttattatatatatatatatatatttatatatatataagcaaaatGTGAATTCGTCCCGTCCGGGTTCTTAAGCCCATCGATCTCTTCTCACACAATGGCGAAAAACACATCTTTATAATTACATCTTAACAGTACTACAGGAAGAATATATAGACATGCAGTGATATACATATaagaaacaatattatttagGGCAGTGATGATACGTACGCATGCAAGGCATGATCCAAACTCATGATCAGAGAGAATTAAGTTGCACGGTCTCAATCGAATGCTCTCAGAATACAGTACTGCTAATTAAGCTTATTAAATCAATTGGTATATCCTTCTCCTAAGTGAAAGATCGAGTGGAAGGTGAAGTTACAGTACTATCACTAATAAAAGAGATTGTTGtgagaaaagttggtaccatgCTGCATGATCTTGAAGAGGCACGCACTTGATAATTTATACAATGGATACAACAAATGCGTTCACTTTATATCTATTCAACTTGATCATACAAAGGTAAAAGCAAGAATGGGATTCATGCGTATATGCATCGAAGTTGATCAACTGATCCAGAATCATGATTCTGCCAGTACAGTAATTGAGGTATATATATGCAGTAGGTAGGGGGAACGAAACACTTTTTcaagatcttcttcttcatagaGGTCTTGTTTGcgtttaatttcctttttaggGGATTTTTAGTTTATgatcatttctctctcattatatatatggtaactGATCATGAAATGTCATATCACGTTCACAGTTCAAACAAAGCTCGTTGAtctcttatataaataatttatttaaaggtttttatttttatctgtgTTCATGTACTTAATTGCACGAATATTAAAGGGTAATAATTAGATTCGACGTTGATCATTTACTTCTCATCATTAAAAAGCTATGAAAAAAAGGAATGTCTAAAACGCATTTCGTCTTGGATTCCCTTTATTGGTACCTCATGATCAATATCAGGCATGTGTCTTTAGTaagtattatatgtatatttaccGATATCAAAAGCATCATATGCACAACTGTCTCCCCCAGCGCTCCATGCCCATGCATGATGCTTTAAGCAAGATTCTTGTCTTCCTTTCAGACAAGCTTTATGACGTTACTTCAGACATCTTTGATATTAGTCAAGCACTTTCCTGCTCTTGCTAGCTAGTAAACCAGCTACGTggcatgtatatatacatacgtacgtacatatacataCAATACTCGTTTGGCAGCCATACCATAATTCACATAGCTTCGGAACCgttgtatatatgtgtgtgtgtcttcAGTACTAGAACTATGGAATCCAGGCCGATACTGGTTTTCCAAGCCTAGCCCAATATGAGGGACTCGTGAGGAAGGAAGCAAAGGAGGGGACAGAGCTAAGGAAGTAAAAATGTGTCAGGAGGAAAAGTGGAGTTGTGAtgtaaatgagagaaaatgataAAGCAAGAGAGGAGCAAATGATAAAGGGAGCTTGGGCCAGACGACTAGAGGGGACGATTGtgactttttcttcttcaacttcttcaactTAACGACAGAGATTCCAATGATGAGATCTTGCTATAAGATAGAGTTTTGACCTCTATTTTACAATGAAGATGAGAAATTATGAGAGACCGtaaaatgtttatattataGTGAATTCATATTTTCAAACGATCTGTGTATATAGGCCcaatgccgaaccacgtaaatatgcTCTCTCTTTATATTCTTTGTATTTTCCGTTCACTTCCATAGAAACAAGTACGGATACTGCACAATTGTATTGGACCATCGTTGGAGGCTCTGTATAGTACCAATCGATGCCCAAATAGTCTTAGCTGGTTATGCATTTACAGATTAGGATCTCTTAAAAGTTGggacaaaatcaataaaatgagTGAGCGCTATGTGAATTATTGCTATTTGTACTGTAGAACTAATTACTACGTAGCTGATAACATTAGATACCAAACAAATTTTTTAGGTTCacagtctatttttctttaattctaaATCCTGAACATGAAAAACCAcgtgaaaataaagattttgGTTTTTCATGTTCAGGATttagaattaaagaaaaatagacttGAAAGTACTGTTAAGTGAGACCTCTTACCATTTCTTTTAGAGAAAAGCTCAGCCCACCAAGGATCCATACCGAGGATCCATCTCCAGGACGGGCCTccatacacaaaaataaattttttttttattgatgattaacaaaatgttttttaataatattgtaagttttttttaaaaaatatttaaggatatgaaaaaactgaatgacaaaaaaaaaaaaaaaagaccaaatggTCTTGTTGGGAGCCATTCGGTGGTTGTAGCACTGCTCTTCTTTTAAGTATTACAATAAAATAGCTGTAAGacttaatttatgtatttgtt
Above is a genomic segment from Juglans microcarpa x Juglans regia isolate MS1-56 chromosome 1D, Jm3101_v1.0, whole genome shotgun sequence containing:
- the LOC121261548 gene encoding TATA-binding protein-associated factor 2N, which produces MSRPGDWNCRSCQHLNFQRRDSCQRCGDPRSGDRGDFGGFGGRGGSSFGFSTGSDVRPGDWYCTAGNCGAHNFASRSSCFKCGAFKDDSSGGYDCDIPRSRGFGIGGSAGGAGGAGGRSGWKSGDWICSRSGCNEHNFASRMECFRCNAPRDTY